In one window of Pseudomonas putida DNA:
- a CDS encoding SDR family oxidoreductase, producing the protein MPTVLITGCSSGIGRALADTFRDAGHQVWATARKPEDVERLAAAGFSARQLDVNDPQALTLLAEQLPELDILINNAGYGAMGPLLDGGVEALQRQFETNVFSLVGVTRALFPLLRRSKGLVVNIGSVSGVLVTPFAGAYCASKAAVHALSDALRLELAPFGIRVMEVQPGAIASQFASNAQHEAEQVLVADSPWWPLREQVQARARASQDRPTPAATFAQGLLAATRKTPTPALVRLGNGSTALPLMARLLPQRLLDKVLRKRFGLLRPL; encoded by the coding sequence ATGCCCACCGTTCTTATCACCGGTTGTTCCAGCGGCATCGGCCGCGCCCTGGCCGATACCTTCCGCGATGCCGGCCACCAGGTCTGGGCCACCGCCCGCAAGCCTGAAGATGTCGAGCGCCTCGCCGCCGCTGGCTTCAGCGCCCGGCAGTTGGACGTCAACGACCCGCAGGCCCTGACACTGCTGGCCGAGCAGTTGCCAGAACTCGACATCCTGATCAACAACGCCGGCTACGGCGCCATGGGCCCGCTGCTCGACGGCGGCGTCGAAGCCCTGCAGCGCCAGTTCGAAACCAATGTCTTCTCGCTGGTCGGCGTAACCCGCGCCCTGTTCCCGCTGCTGCGCCGCTCCAAAGGCCTGGTGGTGAACATCGGCAGCGTGTCCGGAGTCCTGGTCACGCCCTTCGCCGGGGCCTACTGTGCCTCGAAGGCCGCCGTGCATGCGCTGAGCGACGCCCTGCGCCTGGAGCTGGCACCGTTCGGGATCCGGGTGATGGAAGTGCAGCCCGGGGCGATCGCTTCGCAGTTCGCCAGCAATGCACAGCACGAAGCCGAGCAGGTACTGGTAGCGGATTCGCCGTGGTGGCCGTTGCGCGAGCAGGTGCAGGCCAGGGCTCGCGCCTCGCAGGACAGGCCGACCCCAGCGGCGACCTTTGCCCAGGGATTGCTGGCAGCCACACGCAAGACGCCGACACCGGCGCTGGTGAGGCTGGGCAATGGCAGCACCGCCTTGCCGTTGATGGCACGGCTGCTGCCGCAGCGGTTGCTGGACAAGGTGTTGCGCAAGCGCTTCGGGTTGTTGCGGCCGCTTTGA
- a CDS encoding efflux transporter outer membrane subunit, with protein MKAHPAIAAAASTVLLAALLAGCTLGPDFQRPDSQAPQQWNALEGEQAASQPVAEPLQLRWWDSFHDPRLSALIEQVAARNLDLQIASARLLQSRALRSTVAADELPSVDVNAGYSRARNSAEGLSDPSGKAGKSAFNLWQGDLVAGWELDFWGRVRRQVEAADASVEVAENDRNGVLLALLAETAGDYIQLRAVQHTLQVTEDNLKVARHSLKLSEDRQAEGVATRLDVAQANAQVASIEARLPTLQARRDDLINALSLLAAEPPRSLQTTLLDAGALPAPEQKFAIGVPSQLAERRPDIRQAEARLHAATASIGVAKADFYPSIRLSGSAGFQSMQLADFGNWDSRRFAFGPQLSLPIFEGGRLKGTLQLREAQQQEAALNYRKVVLGAWHEIDDVLRLYNASQLRRDHLAEAVRQNRIALETAQRQYVEGAVDFLNVLTVQSALLASQEQWIDSSAAVSQALVGLYKALGGGWQAFDKV; from the coding sequence ATGAAAGCCCATCCAGCGATTGCGGCAGCCGCTTCCACAGTGCTGCTCGCCGCGCTGTTGGCCGGCTGCACCCTCGGCCCGGATTTCCAGCGCCCCGACAGCCAGGCCCCGCAGCAGTGGAACGCCCTGGAGGGCGAGCAGGCGGCGAGCCAGCCTGTGGCAGAGCCGCTGCAACTGCGCTGGTGGGACAGCTTTCATGACCCGCGCCTGAGTGCGCTGATCGAGCAGGTCGCGGCGCGCAACCTCGATCTGCAGATCGCCAGCGCACGCCTGCTGCAGAGCCGGGCGCTGCGCAGTACCGTCGCAGCCGACGAGCTGCCGTCGGTGGATGTCAACGCTGGCTACAGCCGTGCGCGCAACAGCGCCGAAGGGCTGAGCGACCCGTCTGGCAAGGCGGGCAAGTCGGCCTTCAACTTGTGGCAGGGCGATCTTGTAGCGGGTTGGGAGCTGGACTTCTGGGGGCGGGTACGGCGCCAGGTCGAGGCGGCCGATGCCAGTGTCGAGGTGGCCGAGAATGACCGCAATGGCGTGCTGCTGGCGCTGCTCGCCGAGACTGCGGGTGACTACATCCAGTTGCGCGCGGTGCAGCATACCCTGCAGGTCACCGAGGATAACCTGAAGGTTGCCCGACACAGCCTGAAGCTGTCCGAGGACCGCCAGGCCGAGGGTGTCGCCACTCGCCTCGACGTGGCCCAGGCCAATGCCCAGGTGGCGTCCATCGAAGCGCGCCTGCCAACCTTGCAGGCGCGTCGCGATGACCTGATCAATGCCCTGAGCCTGCTGGCGGCCGAGCCGCCGCGCAGCCTGCAGACCACGTTGCTGGACGCTGGCGCGTTGCCGGCGCCGGAGCAGAAGTTCGCCATCGGCGTGCCTTCGCAACTGGCCGAGCGCCGCCCGGATATCCGCCAGGCAGAAGCCCGCCTGCATGCCGCCACCGCGAGCATCGGCGTGGCCAAGGCGGATTTCTATCCCAGCATCCGCTTGTCCGGGAGTGCCGGCTTCCAATCGATGCAGCTGGCTGATTTCGGCAACTGGGATTCGCGGCGCTTCGCCTTCGGGCCGCAGTTGTCGTTGCCGATCTTCGAAGGCGGCCGCCTGAAAGGCACGCTCCAGTTGCGTGAGGCGCAGCAGCAGGAGGCGGCGCTGAACTACCGCAAGGTGGTGCTGGGTGCCTGGCACGAGATCGACGATGTGCTGCGCTTGTACAACGCCAGCCAACTGCGCCGTGACCATTTGGCCGAGGCGGTGCGGCAGAACCGCATTGCCCTGGAAACGGCGCAGCGGCAGTACGTGGAAGGGGCGGTGGACTTTCTCAACGTGCTGACCGTGCAGTCGGCACTGTTGGCCAGCCAAGAGCAGTGGATCGACAGCTCGGCGGCCGTATCGCAGGCGCTGGTGGGGCTGTACAAGGCGCTTGGGGGCGGCTGGCAGGCGTTCGACAAGGTTTGA
- a CDS encoding mannose-1-phosphate guanylyltransferase/mannose-6-phosphate isomerase: protein MIPVILSGGSGSRLWPLSRKQFPKQFLALTGEHTLFQQTLQRLVFEGMDTPIVVCNKDHKFIVQEQLAGLKLETQAILMEPFGRNTAPAVAMAAMKLVNEGRDELMLVLPADHVIEDQKALQRALALATVAAERGEMVLFGVPATKPETGYGYIRSSQDALLPEGVARVAQFVEKPDEKRANEFVRAGGYFWNSGMFLFRASRFLEELKKHDPDIYDTCLLALERSDEEADVLSIDEATFACCPDNSIDYAVMEKTQRACVVQLSAGWSDVGCWSSLWDVHEKDDNGNVTKGDVVVQDSHNCMIHGNGKLVSVIGLENIVVVETKDAMMIAHKDKVQGVKQLVNTLDQQGRSETQNHLEVYRPWGSYDSVDMGGRFQVKHITVKPGASLSLQMHHHRAEHWIVVSGTAEVTCDENVFLLTENQSTYIPIASVHRLRNPGKIPLEIIEVQSGSYLGEDDIERFEDVYGRTSTPVERGVSVKTIAQ from the coding sequence ATGATCCCGGTAATTCTTTCTGGTGGTAGCGGTTCGCGTCTGTGGCCTCTGTCGCGCAAGCAGTTCCCCAAGCAGTTCCTGGCGTTGACCGGCGAACACACCCTGTTCCAGCAGACCCTCCAGCGCCTGGTGTTCGAGGGCATGGATACCCCCATCGTGGTCTGCAACAAGGACCACAAGTTCATCGTCCAGGAGCAGTTGGCGGGCCTGAAGCTCGAAACCCAGGCCATTCTCATGGAGCCCTTCGGGCGCAACACCGCGCCAGCGGTGGCAATGGCCGCCATGAAACTGGTCAACGAGGGCCGCGACGAGCTGATGCTGGTGCTGCCCGCCGACCACGTGATCGAGGACCAGAAAGCCCTGCAACGCGCCCTGGCCCTGGCCACCGTGGCGGCCGAGCGCGGCGAGATGGTGCTGTTCGGCGTGCCGGCGACCAAACCCGAGACCGGCTACGGCTACATCCGCTCCAGCCAGGACGCCCTGCTGCCAGAGGGTGTGGCGCGGGTCGCGCAGTTCGTCGAAAAGCCCGATGAGAAACGCGCCAACGAGTTCGTCCGCGCTGGCGGTTACTTCTGGAACAGCGGCATGTTCCTGTTCCGCGCCAGCCGCTTCCTCGAAGAGCTGAAAAAGCACGACCCGGACATCTACGACACCTGCCTGCTGGCCCTGGAGCGCAGCGACGAAGAGGCCGACGTGCTGAGCATCGACGAAGCCACCTTCGCCTGCTGCCCGGACAACTCCATCGACTACGCGGTGATGGAAAAGACCCAGCGCGCCTGCGTGGTGCAGTTGTCGGCCGGCTGGAGCGACGTGGGCTGCTGGTCGTCGCTGTGGGATGTGCACGAGAAGGACGACAACGGCAACGTCACCAAGGGCGATGTGGTGGTGCAGGACAGCCACAACTGCATGATCCACGGTAACGGCAAGCTGGTATCGGTGATCGGCCTTGAGAACATCGTCGTGGTCGAGACCAAGGACGCAATGATGATTGCCCACAAGGACAAGGTCCAGGGCGTCAAGCAACTGGTCAACACCCTCGACCAGCAAGGCCGCAGCGAGACCCAGAACCACCTCGAGGTGTACCGTCCGTGGGGCTCCTACGACTCGGTGGACATGGGTGGACGCTTCCAGGTCAAGCACATCACCGTCAAACCAGGCGCCAGCCTGTCGCTGCAGATGCACCACCACCGCGCCGAGCACTGGATCGTGGTCAGCGGCACCGCCGAGGTGACCTGCGACGAGAACGTGTTCCTGCTCACCGAGAACCAGTCGACCTACATCCCGATTGCCTCGGTGCACCGCCTGCGCAATCCGGGCAAGATCCCGCTGGAGATCATCGAAGTGCAGTCCGGGAGCTACCTGGGCGAGGATGATATCGAGCGCTTCGAGGATGTGTACGGGCGTACTTCCACGCCGGTGGAGCGTGGGGTTTCGGTGAAGACCATCGCGCAGTAA